The proteins below are encoded in one region of Halalkalicoccus jeotgali B3:
- the mch gene encoding methenyltetrahydromethanopterin cyclohydrolase: MDSLNRMALELVDEAIDFADELNIRVSELDGETTVLDFGVAADGGLEAGLLLVEIQTAGLATVQTRMDAVAGVPMPFVEFSTDQPALAVLCSQKAGWELAAEDFEGLGSGPARALVAEEEEYARVGYEDVFEFAVLAVESEGLPTEAAAQQVADLTDVEPSAVFLPAFSTASLAGSVNMAARAAELAVFRLSELGYDPLDIVTASASAPVAPVADSEEAAIGRTNDALAYGGRAHVVVREEFDRFDEVASTASEEYGRPFAEIFEDVDWELYDVPESIFAPAEVTIDVLGGETYHYGQRNETLLESSFGL, encoded by the coding sequence ATGGATAGTCTCAATCGCATGGCGCTCGAACTCGTCGACGAGGCGATCGACTTCGCCGACGAGCTCAACATCCGTGTCTCCGAACTCGACGGCGAAACGACGGTTCTTGACTTCGGTGTGGCGGCCGACGGCGGCCTCGAAGCCGGCCTGTTGCTCGTCGAGATCCAGACGGCGGGGCTGGCGACCGTCCAGACCCGCATGGACGCGGTCGCCGGCGTCCCCATGCCCTTCGTCGAGTTCTCGACCGACCAGCCCGCGCTGGCCGTACTCTGCTCACAGAAGGCCGGCTGGGAGCTCGCCGCCGAGGACTTCGAGGGGCTCGGATCGGGGCCGGCCCGCGCGCTGGTCGCCGAGGAGGAGGAGTACGCTCGCGTGGGCTACGAGGACGTCTTCGAGTTCGCGGTACTCGCCGTCGAGAGCGAGGGGCTACCTACTGAGGCGGCCGCACAGCAGGTCGCCGATCTGACCGATGTGGAGCCGAGTGCGGTCTTCCTCCCCGCGTTCTCGACGGCGAGTCTCGCCGGCAGCGTCAATATGGCCGCCCGCGCCGCCGAACTCGCGGTCTTTCGCCTTTCGGAACTCGGCTACGACCCGCTGGACATCGTCACCGCGAGTGCGAGCGCGCCCGTCGCGCCCGTCGCGGACAGCGAGGAGGCCGCCATCGGCCGGACCAACGATGCGCTGGCCTACGGCGGACGGGCCCACGTCGTCGTCCGCGAGGAGTTCGACCGGTTCGACGAGGTGGCCTCGACGGCAAGCGAGGAGTACGGCCGCCCGTTCGCCGAGATCTTCGAGGACGTCGACTGGGAACTGTACGACGTCCCCGAATCGATCTTCGCGCCCGCGGAGGTGACTATCGACGTCCTCGGCGGAGAGACCTACCACTACGGACAGCGAAACGAGACGTTACTCGAATCCAGCTTCGGTCTATGA